The Caldisericum exile AZM16c01 region CAATCTTAAACCGGGTATTTGGGCAGGAAATACAAAAAACATTTTGGGAACAGACGAATTTGGTAGAGATATTTTAAGCAGAATTATATATGGTGCTCGAGTATCTCTTTCGGTAGGTGTAATCGCAGTTATAATTGGGGTTTTCCTTGGAGGTATTGCAGGTATTTTTTCAGGATTTTACGGTGGGTGGATTGATAATCTTCTTATGAGACTTACAGATATAATGTTTGCACTGCCTTCAATCTTGCTTGCTATTGTTATTGTTTCTGTCTTAGGAAGAGGATTATCAAAAGCCATGATTGCAATTGGAATTACATATGCACCGCAAATTGCAAGAGTTGTAAGATCAGAGACAATTGTTGTAAGAAATAGCGAATACATTGAGGCAGCAAAAGCAATTGGATCACCAAATTTAAGGACATTAAGAGTGCATGTATTGCCAAATGTCCTCTCTGTAATAATAGTTTATACTACGTTAAGTATCGGAAGTGCTATTCTTGATGCAGCGGCACTTGGTTTTTTGGGGTTAGGTGCTCAGCCTCCCACACCTGAATGGGGTGCAATGCTTGCCAATTCAAATCACTATATTACAGGTGGGTATTGGTGGCTTGCAACATTCCCAGGACTTGCAATCCTTATATCTGTTCTCGGTTTTAATTTGTTTGGTGATGGTTTAAGGGATGCAATTGACCCAAGACTCAGAAAAAAACTCTAAATTTTTCTTTGAAATTCCCCA contains the following coding sequences:
- a CDS encoding ABC transporter permease, which produces MNEEIQIHETFLSDSLKSLKKNKSAILGLIIVSILIVTSILAPIISPNDPIEQNLYNNLKPGIWAGNTKNILGTDEFGRDILSRIIYGARVSLSVGVIAVIIGVFLGGIAGIFSGFYGGWIDNLLMRLTDIMFALPSILLAIVIVSVLGRGLSKAMIAIGITYAPQIARVVRSETIVVRNSEYIEAAKAIGSPNLRTLRVHVLPNVLSVIIVYTTLSIGSAILDAAALGFLGLGAQPPTPEWGAMLANSNHYITGGYWWLATFPGLAILISVLGFNLFGDGLRDAIDPRLRKKL